A single genomic interval of Polaribacter vadi harbors:
- a CDS encoding S24 family peptidase: protein MKSGKVNLVEKSKKSYRVARPKQTGFSSPATHYTEPRIDLNAELITNPSATFYVRVIDNSFIDFEILENDVLIVDKSLTPKNNQLAVIVKEDAFQIERIDANSKEEMQLWGVITYVIKSVL from the coding sequence GTGAAATCAGGTAAGGTAAATTTAGTAGAAAAGTCTAAGAAAAGCTATAGAGTTGCGCGTCCAAAACAGACGGGTTTCTCAAGTCCTGCAACACATTACACAGAACCCAGAATCGATTTAAATGCTGAATTAATTACAAATCCATCAGCAACTTTTTACGTAAGAGTTATCGATAATAGCTTTATTGATTTCGAGATTTTAGAAAACGATGTTCTAATTGTAGATAAATCGCTTACACCAAAAAATAATCAGCTTGCAGTTATTGTAAAAGAAGATGCTTTTCAAATTGAAAGAATTGATGCAAATTCGAAAGAAGAAATGCAACTTTGGGGAGTTATTACCTATGTTATAAAATCTGTTTTATGA
- a CDS encoding Y-family DNA polymerase codes for MIALVDCNSFYASCEQVFRPDLQGKPVVVLSNNDGCVIAANKEAKALAHIPMFQPVFKIKEILKANNVTCFSSNYTLYADLSQRVMDTLREFSPIVEEYSIDESFVDLSHFDVDELEEIAHKIKETVHKNTGIPVGVGVAKTKSLSKMANKYAKKIPANNGVYVIDSEEKRRFLLQANKVKDIWGIGRKHTIRVEKTGAKTALDFAETNLAWVRKEMTVVGERLWRELNNFPCHTMEVEIATKKGIGTAKSFGYKLTEYSLIEEATSYYVAEVADLLRQQNSAATYLEVFLQTNSFSNTDHQYYKKIIITLEIPTNSTIKLTQEAIKGLKKIFKQGYRYKKVGVNLFGLIPDSEIQTNLFYQEQKSESKKLTKAIDALNSKFGKNKVKLASVGNREKEWALINEHRSPRFTTQWKELLTIGKSKVTVS; via the coding sequence ATGATTGCTTTAGTAGATTGTAACAGCTTTTATGCTTCCTGTGAACAGGTTTTTAGACCTGATTTACAAGGAAAACCTGTGGTGGTTTTAAGTAATAATGATGGTTGTGTAATTGCTGCCAATAAAGAAGCAAAAGCGTTGGCACATATTCCTATGTTTCAACCTGTTTTTAAAATTAAAGAAATTTTAAAAGCGAATAACGTTACCTGTTTCTCATCCAACTATACATTATATGCAGATTTATCTCAAAGAGTTATGGATACTTTACGAGAATTTTCGCCAATTGTAGAAGAGTATAGCATAGATGAAAGCTTTGTAGATTTATCTCATTTTGATGTTGATGAACTAGAAGAAATTGCACATAAAATAAAAGAAACTGTACATAAAAATACAGGAATTCCTGTTGGAGTAGGAGTTGCTAAAACAAAGTCGCTCTCAAAAATGGCGAATAAATATGCCAAGAAAATTCCAGCAAATAATGGTGTTTATGTAATTGATTCCGAAGAAAAAAGAAGGTTTTTATTACAGGCAAATAAAGTAAAAGATATTTGGGGAATTGGGCGTAAACATACAATTCGAGTAGAAAAAACTGGTGCAAAAACAGCGCTAGATTTTGCTGAAACTAATTTAGCTTGGGTTCGTAAAGAAATGACTGTGGTTGGAGAGCGTTTGTGGAGAGAACTTAATAATTTTCCTTGTCATACAATGGAAGTTGAAATTGCCACTAAAAAAGGAATTGGAACTGCAAAATCTTTCGGTTATAAATTAACAGAATACAGTTTAATTGAAGAAGCAACCAGTTATTATGTTGCTGAAGTTGCAGATTTGTTGCGTCAACAAAATTCGGCAGCAACCTATTTAGAAGTTTTTTTACAAACCAATAGTTTTAGCAATACAGATCATCAATATTATAAGAAAATTATCATCACTTTAGAAATTCCTACCAATAGCACTATTAAATTAACGCAAGAAGCTATTAAAGGATTGAAAAAAATATTTAAGCAAGGCTATCGCTATAAAAAAGTAGGTGTTAATTTATTTGGTTTAATTCCAGATTCAGAGATCCAAACCAACTTATTTTATCAAGAGCAAAAAAGCGAAAGTAAAAAACTTACAAAAGCCATTGATGCCTTAAATAGCAAATTTGGCAAAAATAAAGTAAAACTAGCTTCTGTTGGAAACAGAGAGAAAGAATGGGCATTAATTAACGAACACAGAAGTCCAAGATTTACAACACAATGGAAAGAGCTCTTAACAATCGGAAAATCAAAAGTAACTGTTAGTTAA